The following are encoded together in the Tepidiforma bonchosmolovskayae genome:
- a CDS encoding nucleotidyl transferase family protein gives MDHGRLADAIARLDRAAAPAAERFDAREPLAGPIAFLPAAFNPPTVAHLRLLERAAEAVSAAPAALLTTRNVDKGVTGAPLHARIEMLLAARRDGYRHAVLAANTARIIDQVAALEAAFPAADPTPVVGFDTLVRLFDPRYYTSMTSELDRFFERRRVIAANRGPHALEAVAEWLRTNAREYEHRVILVELDPEAAAISSTRARELAAAGILPDLVPPAVRAILAERPYYRAPAGPT, from the coding sequence ATGGACCACGGCCGGCTCGCCGACGCCATCGCGCGCCTCGACCGCGCTGCCGCGCCCGCCGCCGAACGGTTCGATGCCCGCGAGCCGCTCGCCGGCCCCATCGCCTTCCTCCCTGCCGCCTTCAATCCCCCCACAGTCGCCCATCTCCGCCTCCTCGAACGCGCCGCCGAAGCCGTTTCCGCCGCTCCCGCCGCGCTCCTCACCACCCGCAACGTCGACAAGGGCGTGACCGGCGCGCCGCTCCATGCCCGCATCGAAATGCTCCTCGCTGCCCGGCGCGACGGCTACCGCCACGCCGTCCTCGCCGCCAATACCGCCCGCATCATCGACCAGGTCGCCGCCCTCGAAGCCGCATTCCCCGCCGCCGACCCGACCCCCGTCGTCGGCTTCGATACCCTCGTCCGCCTCTTCGACCCCCGCTACTACACCAGCATGACCTCCGAGCTCGACCGCTTTTTCGAGCGCCGTCGCGTCATCGCCGCCAACCGCGGCCCGCACGCCCTCGAGGCCGTCGCCGAGTGGCTCCGCACCAACGCCCGCGAGTACGAGCACCGTGTCATCCTCGTCGAACTCGACCCCGAGGCTGCCGCCATCTCCTCGACCCGCGCCCGTGAACTCGCCGCAGCCGGCATCCTGCCCGACCTCGTCCCGCCCGCCGTCCGCGCCATCCTCGCCGAGCGCCCTTACTACCGCGCGCCGGCCGGCCCTACGTAA